The Syngnathus acus chromosome 3, fSynAcu1.2, whole genome shotgun sequence genome includes a window with the following:
- the strc1 gene encoding stereocilin, which produces MKMFGPVSNFSQSVISQMGRLTLEMSPEELRMLRLTEKSSIAALGAISEWSKKQLIALFTTTLNSTKLNPSQLDSSTLVAIGYMMCGAKLTEISSFNAVEFSKAVLWLGQLKLSCSEEQLSALVGLLTHSLAFGPISSWDMEVFIEIGVLAGIEHSPPVSL; this is translated from the exons atgaaGATGTTTGGCCCAGTTTCTAACTTCTCCCAGTCCGTCATCAGTCAGATGGGCCGACTGACCCTGGAAATGTCACCAGAGGAGCTCCGTATGCTCCGACTGACTGAAAAGAGCAGCATCGCTGCTTTGGGCGCCATCAGTGAGTGGAGCAAGAAACAG CTGATTGCATTGTTCACAACAACATTGAACTCCACCAAGTTGAACCCCAGCCAACTTGACTCCAGCACACTGGTGGCAATTGGTTACATGATGTGTGGAGCTAAACTAACAGAAATTAGCTCTTTCAATGCTGTTGAGTTTAG CAAGGCCGTGCTCTGGCTGGGTCAGCTCAAACTGTCCTGCTCAGAAGAACAGCTGTCAGCACTGGTGGGCCTGCTGACCCACAGTCTGGCTTTTGGACCCATCAGTTCATGGGATATGGAGGTCTTCATTGAGATTGGAGTTTTGGCGGGTATAGAGCATTCACCTCCTGTGTCTCTTTAA